One Glycine soja cultivar W05 chromosome 7, ASM419377v2, whole genome shotgun sequence genomic window, AGTGGTAGAGCAATTTGGCTAGAGCAAACTCAACGCTGGCCATACCGAATGAAATACCCGGACACATTCTCCTTCCTGCCCCAAAAGGAATGTACTCAAAGTCTGTTCCTTTGAAATCAATAGATGCACCATGAAACCTTTCTGGTATAAAACTCTCTGCATCATGCTAGTGCTCAGGATCTCTTCCAATTGCCCATGCGTTCACTATGACTTTAGTCTTGATGGGTATATCGTATCCATAGATCCTGCATGCTTCTCTGCATTCTCTTGGAAGCAACAAAGGAGCTGGTGGGTGTAACCTTAAGGTCTCTCTTATTAATCCTTCAGGTAGTTAAGTTCTCCCATGTTGCTCTCACTGATTGCTTCTTTTCCTCAGAACGTTTGTCTGATCTCAGCTTGTGCCTTCTCCCTTCCTCCTGGATTTCTCATCATTTCTGACATTGCCCACTCTATTACTTTTGCTGAAGTATCGGTTCCAGCTGCAAATATGTCCTGCATAATTAATGTTGAATGTAGTTTCATATATATTTCACATTATAACAAGGACAGAAAAATGACATTGATCCATTAGCATACTTGTTTGAATAATACATGTGGATTCAACAAGATTTTCGTTCTTTTCTTCTCCCATGCCTTTATTTGCTTGATTCTCCTTTATGATCTTATCTAAGATCTTGTCAACCTTGTTATGCATCTTATCCAATTTGGCTTTCAACCCGGTTATGAAATGCATAGGTTTGAAAGAAGGAAACATATCCGCAAGATCGAAGCCATCTGCCACTTCTATTGTTTCCTTTACAATCGACAAAAATCCTTCACAATTTTCAGTAGTTATGTTACCAAACACTTCTACAAACAAAAGTACTTATGAAAGAGTTAATCATGCCGGTGAGATTGATTGGTGCACCTGCAGATGACTGAATTCTTTCTGAGTTTAGCTACCTCTTCTCTATTGGGGGAAAAAGACTGAACCTTCGTTGCACTTCCAACGtacatattttcttcatttgtcTCTAGTAATCACCATATGGAGCAAAAATGTCTACTAATCCATAGCCAATAATATCAGAAGCAAGAAATTTTGGCCTCTGAGCAAAAGCTAGATCATGTGTTTTCATTATTTCCATAGCAATGGGGATGATACAATCACTGCAGAAATCTCACCTAGTTGTAGGTGCATCAAGGGTCCATATTTTTGGGCTAATTCTCTGAAAGCACGATGAGGAAGTGAACTTGCTGCTTCTACTTGAAGCAGGTTCCCTATGATAGGTAACTTCCATGGCCCTGGTGGCAGTTTATGGAGACCCTTTTGCTTGTAGTTCTTTGCAAGCAAAAGCACTAAGAGTGAAAGGAAGAACTTTATGACTGCCAAGAAAAATTGGGCTTCCATGGTGTGAAGGGCATATCCAAATCCAATTGTTTGGGCATACAACCGACCCTCGTTCTTGACATCATCTActtgaatataattaaatacaaaaagaaaactgACTCTGTTCAATGCTTGACAGAACCAGTTTTCTTGTGCAAGGAATCGATCGATCCATATAAGGACGAACTTAGCTAAcacgataaaaaaatttactaatattttttttatccatagaaataaaaaaatttataataactcacacACACCCAATTCAACCAATCCATTGACTCTACCATACATAGTTGTGATTTGTGTGTATGCGTGTTTGTTGTGCTACGTTGATTAAGCTATACACAGACAACGAACAGCTGgcttaattttaagaatttctcAACTACGTTGCCTTACCAATGGTATATACAAAGATCCTCACCGACCGGCAAAAAATACTGGAGCGGTGAGTTTTGTTTGCGgtgagttttgttttgtttgttaacaaacgaaaacaataaaaacgacttacattatttatataacgatttttagacttaaatataattttaatctaataatttttatattcatgTTTGGTTACTTTCTAATTgagtaatttagtttttaaattttattatatgttaaaTTGGGGTCCTTCTTCTTCTGTTGGTTTGGCAATCAAAATTATCGACATTAGTCATCTTTTACTTGGCTGCCAAACTGATGTATATATGTAACCAACGACTTATAAAACATTTaacatatcaaaatattttttaaaaaataacacgtGATTCTAGTATATTAAAATACGTAGATTCTAAtatggatttaatttttttaaaaaaatattttaacatctattttaaaaaaaaattgacatgtgAAATGATTTCCACAtcattaattagttattttagtGATTAGTGCATGAAGTTAAGTTTTATCAAGAGTGACAACTTTTAACATCTAAAATTTACTGTCAAAATACTCCCTGGTGTTTGGTCATACTATTCACAACAGGTAATGTAGCATTATGCTAAGACATTTTGTAGAGTTTGGTCAATACTTTGTGGTTATAAATAACCTTTTAATACCTTTCTCCACATCAACCAAACAACTTGTATTGCGGTACCTTCTCTCATTTTTAACTCTAAAGCATTTTGCTCTTATTTGTTGTTAAAATTACAACGTATATATTTTGTCTTAATCTTACTTAAACTAAAAagaactttaatttttaaatgtttctaAAACTCAACTTTAGAGTTAATTAATTCCTTTCTTGTTCCCAATCAAAACTATATCATCCACAAATAATATACATTTAGGAATAATCTCTTGTACGTTCCTGAATAGCACACTCAAGACTAACTAGTAAAGACCCGATAATGAATCTTGATGTAAACTTATAATTATATTGTAGATCTCCATGAcataaaactaaattatttatctgcaatttcaatttttgttctTAATCTATGCTtaaatcacttttatttttataattataaatagaaactTCAGAAACAGTACATATATATGTGGATAAGGGTATAAATTCATTTGATATTTTCATAAAACGACTTATGAGTTATGAGTGTGTACACTACTACAAATTTACCATGAGCAACTAATTAAGCTGTTCAAGCAAGATCCATGAGTTCATTGAGCACAAATGTGGCCGAGCCTTTTGGGTCACCATTTTCTACATTATGAGTTATTAATTCGACAAACTGactggaagaaaataaaaaaagaagaagaaagaagatagaTATAATGAGGAGAATTAAGAGAGTCAATTGACAATGAAATGATTAAGGGAATGATCATATGGAGAAGGCATCAAATACAGGTTGTTTTTCCTTCCCACTGCAGCTCCAAAGCCTTCAGTCATATCCAAGTCCTCTGGTTTCATTCCATTGGGGAGTTCCCAGTCAAAGTGATAGAGCAATGCAACAAGAGGAAGCTCAACATTAGCTATGCCAAGTAAAATGCCAGGACACATTCTCCTCCCTGCCCCAAAAGGAATGTACTCAAAATTACTCCCTTTAAAATCATTACTTGTGCCATCAAACCTCTCGGGTATAAACTTCTCCGCATCATACCAATGCTTGGGATCTCTTCCAAGTGCCCATGCATTTACAATCACTTTAGTCTTGATTGGTATTTCATATCCACCTATTTTGCATGGTTCCCTGCACTCTCTTGGAAGCAACAAGGGAACAGGAGGATGTAACCTCATTGTTTCTTTGATCACCGACTTCAAGTAGCTAAGTTCATATACATCACTCTCCCGAATTGTTTTCTTTCCCCTAAAGGCTTCTCTTATTTCGGCCTGTGCCTTTTTCATCACTCTTGGGTTTTTCATCAGCTCTGACATAGCCCATTCTAGTACTGTTGCTGAAGTATCAGTCCCAGCCCCGAATATGTCCTGCAATATATgtagtaaattataataaatgacTAGTCATACCATATGTTATCAGTTTTATCACATAAATCATATAAGTATATAACACAGTTCATGCCCATGTGTTTTTagaattaataatgatataacTAAGAATTTTATAATAGGTTTAGTGATTTGCTAACCCATATCACGGCTTTGATGTTGTTTATTGTGACTTGGATCTCGAGGCTTCCACTTTTTTGCACTCGCAAAAGAACATCAACAAGATTTTCTTCTGCTTCACCCTTGCCATGGTTTGATTGATGCTGGTTGATAATGTTTTCTAGAATCTTGTCCAGCTCTTTTTG contains:
- the LOC114420231 gene encoding cytochrome P450 71D8-like — protein: MSFKLYSFIHTMELRPSFLVLTSFLLLLLWLARIYKQKIKVRSVVHKLPPGPWKLPLIGNLHQLAGAGTLPHHTLQNLSRKYGPLMHLQLGEISAVVVSSSDMAKEIMKTHDLNFVQRPELLCPKIMAYDSTDIAFAPYGDYWRQMRKICTLELLSAKRVQSFSFIREEEVAKLIQSIQLCACAGSPVNVSKSVFFLLSTLISRAAFGKKSEYEDKLLALLKKAVELTGGFDLADLFPSMKPIHLITRMKAKLEDMQKELDKILENIINQHQSNHGKGEAEENLVDVLLRVQKSGSLEIQVTINNIKAVIWDIFGAGTDTSATVLEWAMSELMKNPRVMKKAQAEIREAFRGKKTIRESDVYELSYLKSVIKETMRLHPPVPLLLPRECREPCKIGGYEIPIKTKVIVNAWALGRDPKHWYDAEKFIPERFDGTSNDFKGSNFEYIPFGAGRRMCPGILLGIANVELPLVALLYHFDWELPNGMKPEDLDMTEGFGAAVGRKNNLYLMPSPYDHSLNHFIVN